From Catenulispora sp. GP43, one genomic window encodes:
- a CDS encoding cobalamin-independent methionine synthase II family protein, with the protein MPIPTEPIGSIPRSAELLAAMSAHEDGRLDAQGLAEAVDQAVAVTIKTLEAAGSPVVTDGEQGKPSFATYPIAGFDHLSPDGVVIPFADGHQRQLPHLTSGPFRYQQHAAGYLKQALKHAGVPVKQAVIAPSALSLLYPAQGIDGYPREQFLADLVDQAEADIRGCLDAGAHSVQLDFTEGRLSLKLDPSGGVLEDFIALNNRVLDRFSDAERAKIGVHTCPGGDQDSTHSLDVDYAGLLPQLFRLNAGSFYIQLASEADPDRVLATVAEHLPEQARVFVGVTDPIDPRVETPEEVRDRILTAARHIPADRLGTCDDCGFSPFADDTSTSRQTAFAKVRARVDGTALAAEQLGV; encoded by the coding sequence ATGCCCATTCCCACTGAGCCGATCGGCAGTATTCCGCGCTCCGCCGAACTCCTGGCCGCCATGTCAGCCCACGAAGACGGAAGGCTGGACGCGCAGGGCCTGGCCGAGGCCGTCGACCAGGCGGTCGCCGTCACCATCAAGACCCTGGAGGCCGCCGGATCGCCGGTGGTCACCGACGGCGAGCAGGGGAAGCCGAGCTTCGCCACCTATCCGATCGCCGGGTTCGACCATCTGAGCCCGGATGGTGTCGTCATCCCCTTCGCCGACGGCCACCAGCGGCAGCTGCCGCACCTGACCTCCGGACCGTTCCGCTACCAGCAGCACGCCGCCGGCTACCTGAAGCAGGCGCTGAAGCACGCCGGCGTCCCGGTCAAGCAGGCCGTGATCGCCCCCTCGGCGCTGAGCCTGCTCTACCCGGCCCAGGGGATCGACGGCTATCCGCGCGAGCAGTTTCTCGCCGACCTCGTTGACCAGGCCGAGGCCGACATCCGCGGCTGTTTGGACGCCGGCGCGCACAGCGTGCAGCTCGACTTCACCGAGGGCCGGCTCTCGCTCAAGCTCGACCCCAGCGGGGGAGTGCTGGAGGACTTCATCGCGCTCAACAACCGCGTGCTCGACCGGTTCAGCGACGCCGAGCGGGCCAAGATCGGCGTCCACACCTGCCCCGGCGGCGACCAGGACTCCACGCACAGCCTCGACGTCGACTACGCCGGGCTCCTGCCCCAGCTGTTCCGTCTCAACGCCGGCTCGTTCTACATCCAGCTGGCCAGCGAGGCCGATCCCGACCGGGTGCTGGCCACGGTCGCCGAGCACCTGCCGGAGCAGGCCCGCGTGTTCGTGGGCGTCACCGACCCGATCGACCCCCGGGTGGAGACGCCGGAGGAGGTCAGGGACCGGATTCTCACCGCCGCACGGCACATCCCGGCCGACCGCCTGGGCACCTGCGACGACTGCGGCTTCTCGCCGTTCGCCGACGACACCTCCACGTCCCGGCAGACCGCCTTCGCGAAGGTCCGCGCCCGCGTCGACGGCACCGCGCTGGCCGCCGAGCAGTTGGGGGTGTAG
- a CDS encoding carboxymuconolactone decarboxylase family protein, which yields MPHIDLGNDEPGIRSLFYYRPETAAPLSELAEILLRGPNSLERWERELIATHVSTLNECKFCSSSHAAFTAAQLPEGLDLPTIRADLDAAPISDKLKALLDIAAAVQRSGREVTSDLVERARAAGAGDEEIHDTVLIAAAFCMYNRYVDGLATVAPDDPEGYAAGATVIAAQGYLPTIDAARAHREKAATR from the coding sequence GTGCCGCACATAGACCTGGGCAACGACGAGCCGGGCATCCGGTCGCTGTTCTACTATCGGCCGGAGACCGCCGCGCCGTTGAGCGAACTGGCCGAGATCCTGTTGCGCGGCCCCAACTCCCTGGAGCGCTGGGAACGCGAACTGATCGCCACGCACGTCTCCACGCTTAACGAATGCAAGTTCTGCTCCTCCAGCCACGCCGCCTTCACCGCGGCCCAACTCCCCGAGGGCCTGGACCTGCCGACCATCCGCGCCGACCTCGACGCGGCCCCGATCAGCGACAAACTCAAAGCCCTGCTGGACATCGCGGCCGCGGTCCAGCGGAGCGGGCGCGAGGTCACCTCCGACCTGGTGGAGCGCGCTCGCGCCGCCGGGGCCGGCGACGAGGAGATTCACGACACTGTGCTGATCGCCGCCGCGTTCTGTATGTACAACCGCTACGTCGACGGTTTGGCGACGGTCGCCCCGGACGATCCGGAAGGGTACGCCGCCGGGGCCACAGTGATCGCGGCCCAGGGATACCTGCCCACGATCGACGCCGCCCGGGCCCACCGGGAGAAGGCAGCGACGCGCTGA